In a genomic window of Dyadobacter fermentans DSM 18053:
- a CDS encoding transketolase family protein translates to MRKEFSTAIEELAVADESIIFITGDLGYNALENLQAKMGKRFINAGVAEQNMVGVAAGFAHKGYKVFCYSIAPFIVYRCLEQFRNDVCFNNLPVFLVGNGGGYGYGIMGSSHHTIEDLACLSGQQNAQMWVPAFADEVGPVVQQIVADARPAYLRLGAGKTAPANSYATGSFKVLHQPANAEITVFALGPVANNVLSALGLSPEIADKVNVVSALHFPLELTDELLALVKKAPALLVAEEHISTGGLAQQLSVQLLEKGIFPTVFKSLKAEGYPNGRYGSQAYHQKLSGLDPDSILSSISQLMITA, encoded by the coding sequence ATGAGAAAGGAATTTTCAACAGCCATAGAAGAGCTTGCCGTAGCGGACGAGTCCATTATTTTTATCACCGGCGACCTCGGATATAATGCATTGGAAAACTTGCAGGCCAAAATGGGCAAGCGGTTTATCAATGCGGGCGTTGCCGAGCAGAATATGGTGGGCGTAGCGGCCGGTTTTGCGCATAAAGGCTACAAGGTTTTTTGTTACAGCATTGCGCCATTCATCGTCTACCGCTGTCTCGAACAGTTTCGTAATGATGTATGTTTCAATAACTTACCAGTATTCCTGGTGGGCAACGGCGGCGGCTATGGCTATGGTATCATGGGCAGCAGCCACCACACGATCGAGGATTTGGCATGCCTGAGCGGACAGCAGAATGCGCAGATGTGGGTGCCGGCTTTTGCCGACGAGGTAGGACCGGTGGTGCAGCAGATCGTTGCCGACGCGCGGCCCGCTTATTTGCGTCTCGGAGCCGGTAAAACCGCGCCGGCAAACAGCTACGCAACAGGCTCATTTAAAGTCCTTCATCAGCCTGCGAATGCCGAAATTACGGTTTTTGCGCTGGGGCCGGTGGCTAACAATGTGCTTTCCGCGCTGGGTCTTTCACCCGAAATCGCTGACAAAGTGAATGTAGTGAGCGCCCTGCATTTCCCGCTGGAACTGACAGACGAACTTCTTGCATTGGTTAAAAAGGCCCCTGCCCTGCTTGTGGCCGAAGAACACATCAGCACGGGGGGCCTCGCGCAGCAGCTTTCAGTTCAATTACTTGAAAAAGGCATTTTTCCGACGGTTTTCAAAAGCCTCAAAGCGGAAGGCTATCCCAATGGCCGCTACGGCAGCCAGGCTTACCACCAGAAACTTTCAGGCCTTGACCCGGATTCGATCCTGTCGAGCATCAGCCAACTAATGATCACGGCATGA
- a CDS encoding glycosyltransferase family 39 protein codes for MSPNHTKETLQTRGILLLILIAGLALRLYQLDRYSIFFDEVSTLLVSQGIVLEGANQKEVFSSVELADSYFWKTPAHPQKQVLRTFTANELYHPKAFTPAEFWAPKSIADYYEAMTRSDIGNSPFYYLLLHPWIDLIGISDFSIRLFSVIFSLLIIGVTYLFARRFFGITTGLIAAGITAIEPFFIAYSHQARNYSLTFFLTLTATYFFLQIIENKPEKRNVIWLYVGYILSAGLGLLSHFLVISVLLAHALYAVFFLRTIKGWIRMAIAAVFTLSGVTWWLMFGGGVYTLSSLQHQAERYRYQAETGGQAFGNILPATPLNVFNKSLPIFSDLILFTNGLADALGGKKNVAVALLAALILICWYRFKDKINTPAWLTPRFPYLLIIFVGLFYNNHKLQFSILSVSLFALSFIPDLHKSADRQQRARLWMLYMMALVPTLFLILMSFKNGHTYGIMQRYSGFSFPYVIILLSLLLQFYTTLQVEFRVLIFVFLAAQLYFVGLRLQEFYEDRSPKYGYFAVPRVPNPYMEAAKKIEAAYQPGDTIYYPAPRYEILSEMDRTFLPYSIHDAQITNLYFPKDAQYVQVMDMNQTERIWIKKQGRNEPLEIMKLKGKRYGFE; via the coding sequence ATGTCTCCCAACCATACCAAAGAAACCCTGCAAACCAGGGGTATTCTCCTCCTCATTCTGATCGCCGGCCTTGCATTAAGGCTTTATCAACTCGACCGTTACAGTATTTTTTTCGACGAAGTGAGCACATTGCTCGTCAGCCAGGGAATAGTACTCGAAGGGGCGAACCAGAAAGAAGTCTTTTCGAGCGTTGAACTGGCAGATTCGTATTTCTGGAAAACGCCCGCGCACCCGCAGAAGCAAGTGCTCCGCACTTTTACCGCCAACGAACTTTATCATCCCAAAGCATTCACGCCCGCGGAATTCTGGGCGCCGAAGTCAATCGCGGATTATTATGAAGCGATGACGCGCAGCGACATCGGGAACAGTCCGTTCTATTACCTGCTTTTACACCCCTGGATTGACCTGATCGGCATTTCCGACTTTTCGATACGGCTGTTTTCAGTCATTTTCAGCCTGCTCATTATCGGTGTAACGTATCTTTTTGCAAGACGGTTTTTCGGCATCACCACCGGATTGATAGCAGCGGGCATCACGGCCATCGAGCCGTTTTTTATCGCTTACAGCCATCAGGCGCGCAACTATTCGCTCACATTCTTCCTGACGCTCACAGCTACTTATTTCTTTTTACAAATCATTGAAAACAAGCCGGAAAAACGGAATGTGATCTGGCTTTACGTCGGTTACATCTTATCGGCCGGATTGGGCCTGCTAAGCCATTTCCTCGTGATTTCGGTGCTGCTGGCGCACGCATTGTACGCTGTATTTTTCCTGAGAACGATCAAAGGCTGGATCAGGATGGCCATTGCGGCGGTGTTTACGCTTTCGGGTGTAACCTGGTGGCTGATGTTCGGAGGGGGCGTCTACACGTTGTCGTCGTTGCAGCACCAGGCGGAGAGATACCGGTACCAGGCCGAAACGGGCGGACAGGCTTTCGGCAATATCCTGCCTGCAACGCCTTTGAATGTCTTCAACAAATCGCTGCCGATTTTTTCCGATCTCATCCTGTTCACCAATGGCCTGGCCGATGCATTGGGCGGTAAGAAAAACGTGGCCGTAGCGTTGCTGGCGGCATTAATACTTATTTGCTGGTATCGTTTCAAGGACAAAATCAACACACCGGCCTGGCTTACTCCACGCTTTCCGTATCTGCTGATCATTTTCGTGGGTTTGTTTTACAATAACCACAAATTACAGTTCAGCATCCTCAGCGTCAGCCTGTTTGCATTATCCTTCATTCCCGATTTACACAAAAGCGCCGACCGCCAGCAGCGGGCGCGGCTCTGGATGTTGTACATGATGGCGCTCGTGCCCACACTGTTCCTCATCCTGATGTCGTTCAAAAACGGGCACACTTACGGGATCATGCAGCGGTATTCCGGGTTCTCATTCCCTTATGTGATCATCCTGCTCAGCCTCTTGCTGCAATTTTATACGACATTGCAGGTCGAGTTCCGGGTGCTGATATTCGTGTTCCTCGCCGCGCAGCTCTATTTTGTCGGGTTGAGATTACAGGAATTCTATGAAGACCGCTCACCGAAGTACGGCTATTTCGCCGTGCCACGTGTGCCGAATCCTTACATGGAAGCTGCAAAAAAGATCGAAGCGGCTTACCAGCCGGGCGACACTATTTATTACCCGGCACCGCGTTACGAGATCCTCTCCGAAATGGACCGGACATTCCTGCCCTATTCAATCCACGACGCGCAAATCACCAATCTGTACTTCCCCAAGGATGCGCAATATGTGCAGGTAATGGATATGAACCAGACAGAACGCATCTGGATCAAAAAGCAAGGGCGCAACGAGCCTTTGGAAATCATGAAATTGAAAGGCAAACGGTACGGATTTGAGTAA
- a CDS encoding acyltransferase family protein — protein MRTNSEGHIIQLDGVRFIAVGLVLLDHLIVEINIIPFGALGVTIFFVLSGFLISRILLKSKEKTYGTPGGFKKYLRKFLIRRTIRIFPVYYLIIALLFIFNVPPVRDNLAWLALYGTNIYIALHKTWMGSVDHLWSLAVEEQVYLFFPFLIFFIPKNRLVPVLGLMGVFSILLRAYIFYSGRIPGTNFVTMGEWTVAYVSTPTCFDSFALGGLMAWMQLYKNELFVKFFDKSWPVLLGLLGWVLVQWWAKSLAQPFNFPYVVLDRTMSSIFGFMLIGRSVMGFRGWMAAFLENPVCIYLGRISYGLYLYHNFVYNHFHSGPMHPTVRLFRKIYQYVPVLEGNIAFEATVVVALTVLVASVSWHFFEKPINALKDKYAY, from the coding sequence ATGCGCACCAATTCGGAAGGACACATTATTCAACTTGACGGCGTGCGCTTCATTGCAGTGGGATTGGTACTGCTGGATCACCTCATCGTAGAAATCAACATCATCCCATTCGGGGCGCTGGGAGTGACCATTTTCTTTGTACTGAGTGGTTTCCTCATTTCACGCATTCTCCTGAAAAGCAAGGAAAAAACGTACGGAACGCCGGGCGGTTTCAAAAAATACCTGCGTAAATTCCTCATTCGCAGGACGATCCGTATTTTTCCTGTTTATTACCTGATTATCGCCCTGCTGTTCATCTTCAATGTACCGCCCGTGCGCGACAATCTCGCGTGGCTCGCATTGTACGGGACCAACATTTACATTGCCCTGCACAAAACCTGGATGGGCTCGGTGGACCATTTGTGGTCGCTGGCCGTGGAAGAGCAGGTTTACCTCTTTTTCCCGTTCCTGATATTCTTCATTCCAAAAAACCGGCTGGTGCCTGTGCTAGGACTGATGGGCGTTTTCAGCATTCTGCTGCGTGCCTACATCTTTTACTCGGGCCGGATTCCGGGTACGAACTTCGTTACAATGGGTGAATGGACGGTCGCGTACGTTTCCACACCCACCTGTTTCGATTCCTTCGCACTAGGCGGGCTTATGGCCTGGATGCAGCTGTACAAGAATGAATTGTTTGTTAAATTTTTCGACAAATCGTGGCCGGTGCTGCTGGGGCTGCTCGGCTGGGTGCTGGTGCAATGGTGGGCCAAATCGCTGGCGCAGCCGTTCAACTTCCCCTACGTGGTGTTGGACAGAACCATGTCGTCCATTTTCGGGTTTATGCTGATAGGACGCTCTGTGATGGGTTTCAGGGGTTGGATGGCGGCGTTCCTCGAAAATCCGGTATGTATTTATTTGGGAAGAATAAGCTATGGCCTTTATCTGTATCACAACTTTGTCTACAACCACTTTCACAGTGGCCCCATGCACCCGACGGTCAGGCTTTTCAGGAAAATCTATCAATATGTCCCCGTTCTCGAAGGCAATATCGCGTTCGAAGCAACGGTGGTAGTAGCGCTCACTGTCTTAGTGGCATCGGTGTCGTGGCACTTCTTCGAAAAGCCGATTAATGCCCTGAAAGACAAGTACGCTTACTAA
- a CDS encoding transketolase: MTAEEILNDPKQISGELRLKILGLYHQANAGHIGCSLSCIDLMIAVLFLEKSADDTFILSKGHAAAALYACLNTLGEITDEELATFYLDGTTLPAHPAPRQYKGIPFATGSLGHGLPIATGIAHAAKVGGDAAYSFTLLSDGETNEGTTWEAAHYAIQNQLDNLFMIIDKNGLQGFGTTDKVLGETASVEKWNAIGFETVEVDGHDIAAISAAITGLKKHKNGLPKAIIANTVKGKGVSYMENKLEWHYLPMNKDQYEQAALEVKERYLNELTNA, from the coding sequence ATGACAGCAGAAGAGATACTGAATGACCCTAAACAAATAAGCGGCGAACTTCGCCTGAAAATCCTGGGTCTTTACCATCAGGCCAATGCGGGCCATATCGGCTGTTCACTCAGCTGCATCGACCTGATGATCGCGGTCCTTTTCCTTGAAAAATCGGCCGACGATACATTTATCCTTTCCAAAGGGCACGCCGCCGCGGCGCTTTACGCATGCCTGAACACCCTGGGGGAAATTACCGACGAAGAACTGGCCACGTTTTACCTGGACGGCACCACATTGCCCGCCCACCCGGCCCCGCGCCAGTACAAAGGAATCCCGTTCGCGACGGGTTCGCTCGGCCACGGACTGCCCATCGCAACCGGCATTGCCCATGCGGCGAAGGTCGGCGGCGATGCAGCGTATTCGTTCACGCTGCTGTCTGATGGAGAAACCAACGAAGGCACAACCTGGGAGGCGGCGCATTACGCCATTCAGAACCAGCTGGACAACCTTTTCATGATCATCGACAAGAACGGCCTGCAAGGTTTCGGCACCACCGACAAGGTTCTGGGCGAAACGGCTTCGGTTGAAAAATGGAATGCGATCGGCTTCGAAACCGTGGAAGTGGACGGGCACGACATTGCGGCCATCAGCGCAGCCATTACCGGCCTGAAAAAGCACAAAAACGGCCTACCCAAAGCCATTATCGCCAACACCGTTAAGGGAAAGGGCGTTTCTTACATGGAAAACAAATTGGAATGGCACTATTTACCCATGAATAAAGACCAGTATGAGCAAGCTGCACTGGAAGTAAAAGAACGTTATCTTAATGAATTGACGAATGCTTGA
- a CDS encoding NAD-dependent epimerase/dehydratase family protein — protein MLDHLPVYRDKIEKLKGPVFVFGASGFIGANLFNDIFKIRKDCYAVTHDATKAWRLKLLNVPFENIIHCDILSDNSIKEVFEKYKPQTIFNLAAYGAYSKQSNVNLTYETNVLGTVNILQNCSKEMVYIHAGSSSEYGFNCTSPKETDRVEPNSHYAVSKVSAAYLLEYYAKVAGLKTLNLRLYSIYGYWEEPDRLIPRLIENARKKGLPSLVSPDISRDFVFVEDCVEAFLDAALNINDEKSGRSYNIATGRKTTMGDLVEVTRTAFAIAKEPEWGSMSNRKWDLADWYGDPSAFEKDFGWEARTSLEDGLKRYSQWQDAIQYEARVIPAFENPKLNPVITAIIACYKDAQAIPFMYERLVKTFNELKVRYEIIFVNDSSPDNQEEVINAICDKDPNVVGISHSRNFGSQSAFLSGMEIATGDCVVLMDGDLQDPPEIIPAFYEKWMDGYDVVYGVRVQREMKPHIHFFYKSFYKVFQGLSYIPIPRDAGDFSMIDRKVVKELVDLPETEQFLRGLRAWVGFKQTGVPYVRPERMFGVSTNNWTKNIWWAKKAIFSFSFAPLELMSYAGFGLTGLSILGIIWQIFAKFFFFPDTPRGLSTVIILIVFFGGLTILGISFLGEYITKIFEETKKRPKYIRTRIRRGPKAYKTADEIRALVKQLRK, from the coding sequence ATGCTTGATCATTTACCGGTTTACCGCGATAAAATAGAGAAATTAAAAGGGCCAGTTTTTGTTTTCGGTGCCAGCGGCTTCATTGGCGCCAATCTTTTCAATGATATTTTCAAAATCCGGAAGGATTGCTACGCAGTCACGCACGACGCCACCAAAGCATGGCGCCTGAAACTGCTGAATGTACCTTTTGAAAACATCATTCACTGCGATATCCTTTCGGACAATTCGATTAAGGAAGTATTTGAAAAATACAAACCGCAAACCATATTCAACCTCGCTGCCTACGGGGCTTACAGCAAGCAGAGCAATGTGAACCTGACCTACGAGACGAATGTGCTCGGAACGGTGAACATCCTGCAAAACTGCTCGAAGGAGATGGTGTATATCCACGCCGGAAGCAGCTCCGAATATGGTTTCAACTGTACGTCTCCCAAAGAAACCGACCGCGTGGAGCCAAACAGCCATTACGCGGTTTCCAAGGTTTCGGCGGCGTATCTGCTGGAATATTATGCCAAAGTAGCCGGGCTGAAAACACTAAACCTTCGCCTGTACTCGATTTACGGGTACTGGGAAGAGCCGGACCGCCTGATCCCGCGGCTGATCGAGAATGCCCGTAAAAAGGGCCTGCCATCGCTCGTGTCGCCGGATATCAGCCGCGATTTTGTGTTTGTAGAAGACTGCGTGGAAGCGTTCCTGGATGCGGCATTGAATATCAACGACGAAAAGTCGGGACGCTCGTATAACATTGCTACCGGCCGGAAAACAACCATGGGCGACCTCGTGGAAGTGACCCGCACGGCGTTCGCGATTGCGAAAGAGCCTGAATGGGGCAGCATGTCCAACCGCAAATGGGACCTCGCCGATTGGTACGGCGACCCTTCGGCGTTTGAAAAAGACTTCGGCTGGGAAGCCAGAACATCGCTCGAAGACGGTCTGAAACGTTACAGCCAGTGGCAGGATGCCATTCAGTACGAGGCGCGCGTCATTCCCGCTTTCGAAAATCCGAAGCTCAATCCGGTCATCACGGCGATCATCGCGTGCTACAAGGATGCGCAGGCCATTCCGTTCATGTACGAAAGGTTGGTGAAGACTTTCAATGAATTGAAGGTGCGCTACGAGATCATTTTTGTGAACGACAGCTCACCGGACAACCAGGAGGAGGTGATCAATGCGATTTGTGATAAAGACCCTAATGTAGTGGGGATCAGCCACTCGCGAAATTTCGGATCGCAGTCGGCATTCCTGAGCGGGATGGAGATCGCTACCGGCGATTGCGTGGTGCTGATGGACGGGGATTTGCAAGATCCGCCTGAGATTATCCCCGCATTTTACGAAAAATGGATGGATGGCTACGACGTCGTGTACGGCGTTCGCGTGCAGCGCGAGATGAAGCCGCATATTCATTTCTTCTACAAATCGTTTTATAAGGTGTTCCAGGGGCTGAGCTACATACCTATCCCGCGCGACGCAGGCGATTTTTCGATGATCGACCGGAAAGTGGTGAAAGAGCTCGTGGACCTGCCCGAAACGGAACAATTCCTGCGCGGGCTGCGTGCCTGGGTTGGTTTTAAACAAACCGGCGTGCCGTATGTGCGGCCGGAAAGGATGTTCGGCGTGTCCACCAACAACTGGACGAAGAACATCTGGTGGGCCAAAAAGGCGATCTTCTCATTTAGTTTCGCGCCATTGGAACTGATGAGTTATGCGGGTTTCGGCCTCACGGGCTTGTCCATTCTGGGGATCATCTGGCAAATATTCGCCAAGTTTTTCTTCTTCCCGGATACGCCACGAGGCCTCAGCACCGTCATTATCCTGATCGTTTTCTTCGGCGGATTAACGATCCTCGGCATTTCGTTTTTGGGAGAATACATTACCAAGATATTTGAAGAGACCAAGAAACGGCCGAAATACATCCGCACCAGAATACGCCGCGGCCCGAAAGCCTATAAAACGGCCGACGAGATCCGCGCTCTGGTGAAGCAATTGAGAAAGTAG